From a single Agrobacterium tumefaciens genomic region:
- a CDS encoding DUF6551 family protein, producing the protein MNMTVQNATGKRPIAALKLPDVTPCEITTAPPELRIVPPATLYVDESYQRGLSERSVKLIRKIVSEWSWTAFKPPVVVEVDGRLEVIDGQHTAIGAVTHGGIDNLPVLVVKAETHETRASAFVRHNRDRIQVTATQLHNAMVAAGDEDALTIAQVCERAGVVILRNPPPFAKFKPGETLAVSTIKSLVNRRHAAGARKVLEICRAAGAAPVSADMIKAVEHLLYAKEYQGEIEGERISLIISAKGSTIESEAQRFAAERKVPRWRAYASVIFMNRRKPRNG; encoded by the coding sequence ATGAACATGACTGTGCAGAACGCAACCGGCAAGCGGCCGATCGCCGCGCTAAAGCTGCCCGACGTCACCCCCTGCGAAATCACCACGGCCCCGCCGGAACTGCGCATAGTGCCGCCCGCAACTCTCTATGTCGACGAGAGTTACCAGCGCGGGCTTTCAGAGCGCTCAGTGAAGCTGATCCGCAAGATCGTCTCGGAATGGTCGTGGACCGCGTTCAAGCCGCCTGTCGTGGTCGAGGTGGATGGACGGCTGGAAGTCATCGACGGCCAGCACACGGCGATCGGCGCGGTGACGCACGGCGGCATCGACAATCTCCCCGTTCTCGTGGTCAAGGCAGAAACCCACGAAACTCGCGCCAGCGCTTTTGTTCGACATAACCGCGACCGCATTCAGGTCACGGCGACCCAGCTCCACAACGCTATGGTGGCGGCGGGCGACGAAGACGCGCTGACCATCGCCCAGGTTTGCGAGCGCGCCGGCGTCGTCATTCTGCGCAATCCCCCGCCGTTCGCGAAATTCAAACCAGGCGAAACGCTCGCGGTCAGCACCATCAAATCGCTGGTAAACCGTCGCCACGCCGCCGGCGCTCGCAAGGTCCTCGAGATTTGCCGCGCGGCTGGGGCAGCACCGGTCTCGGCAGACATGATCAAGGCTGTCGAGCATCTTCTCTACGCGAAAGAATATCAGGGCGAGATTGAAGGCGAGCGCATCAGCCTCATCATTTCTGCCAAGGGCTCAACGATCGAGAGCGAGGCCCAGCGCTTCGCGGCCGAGCGCAAGGTGCCGCGTTGGCGGGCTTATGCATCGGTCATTTTCATGAACCGCCGAAAGCCACGGAATGGATGA
- a CDS encoding Lar family restriction alleviation protein has product MTDIEPIHCAHCGPGNSMVEAYEDDYGYWKVGCGACGSHSGTLHPNHKPDARRLVIESWNRRPDVDELRTQLATVLEDRARFPDKPDMIGNMISAHYGNLKAKAEAAEEHARRLHLDKKVAIQNARRQAFELAAGTHQTRVTEIRNDPASYKNGKITKSAKRASDFHERSAQVILALQAEER; this is encoded by the coding sequence ATGACTGATATCGAGCCAATCCACTGCGCCCACTGCGGCCCCGGCAATAGCATGGTCGAGGCCTACGAAGACGACTATGGTTATTGGAAAGTCGGGTGCGGCGCTTGCGGATCGCACTCTGGCACTTTGCATCCCAACCATAAGCCAGACGCTAGGCGGCTCGTCATCGAAAGCTGGAATCGGCGACCTGATGTTGATGAACTGCGCACCCAGCTCGCCACCGTCCTCGAGGACCGCGCCCGGTTCCCCGACAAGCCGGACATGATCGGCAACATGATAAGTGCCCACTACGGCAACCTCAAAGCAAAGGCCGAGGCTGCCGAGGAACATGCTCGTCGCCTCCATCTAGACAAGAAAGTGGCAATACAGAATGCCAGGCGGCAGGCCTTCGAGCTGGCCGCCGGCACCCACCAAACTCGCGTGACCGAGATCCGGAACGATCCTGCCAGCTACAAAAACGGCAAGATCACCAAAAGCGCGAAGCGTGCTTCGGATTTTCACGAACGATCGGCGCAGGTAATTCTCGCCCTGCAGGCTGAGGAGCGATGA
- a CDS encoding winged helix-turn-helix domain-containing protein: MDDLVRCQQEEIETLRERLRQALAALAPMEFFPPVEWGLTASEARIFAHLRARPIATKQSLMSAVYGDWIGDIPDENTLESHISRLRRKIATHGFQIKGERFMGYHLVSAAHG; the protein is encoded by the coding sequence ATGGATGATCTGGTTCGTTGCCAGCAAGAAGAAATCGAGACGCTGCGCGAGCGCCTTAGACAAGCGCTCGCCGCCCTTGCTCCGATGGAGTTCTTTCCGCCGGTCGAATGGGGGCTGACGGCGAGTGAGGCCAGAATATTCGCCCATTTGCGGGCGCGGCCGATCGCAACGAAACAGAGCCTCATGTCCGCCGTCTATGGCGATTGGATTGGCGACATACCGGACGAAAACACGCTCGAATCGCACATCAGCAGGCTGCGCCGGAAAATCGCGACGCACGGTTTCCAGATAAAGGGGGAGAGGTTCATGGGCTATCATCTGGTGAGTGCGGCGCATGGATGA
- a CDS encoding helix-turn-helix domain-containing protein, giving the protein MDDLLDIQGTEIETLRERIRQLEDALAPSNIHIPVEWRLTASEAKVFAHLTTRDVATKQSIMLAMYSDSVDVEPEIKIVDVFVCKMRKKLKTFGVEIATVWGTGYALTDRNQFIQKGEHHA; this is encoded by the coding sequence ATGGATGATCTTCTCGATATACAGGGCACCGAGATTGAGACCCTTCGGGAGCGGATCCGGCAGCTCGAAGACGCGCTCGCGCCGAGCAACATCCATATTCCAGTCGAGTGGCGTCTCACCGCTTCCGAAGCGAAGGTATTTGCCCACCTGACCACGCGCGACGTAGCAACGAAGCAATCCATCATGCTCGCGATGTACAGCGATAGCGTCGATGTCGAGCCAGAAATCAAGATCGTCGATGTCTTCGTCTGCAAGATGCGGAAGAAGCTCAAGACTTTTGGCGTCGAAATCGCCACGGTATGGGGCACCGGCTACGCCCTTACTGACAGAAATCAATTCATCCAGAAGGGCGAACACCATGCGTAA
- a CDS encoding DNA N-6-adenine-methyltransferase, whose amino-acid sequence MTETAPLFAGIGGHHSARARTDEWLTPPSIIEALGGAASFDLDPCSPIVRPWPTAKRHLTIEDNGLTKPWGGRVWLNPPYSTSVIGLWLGRLAHHDDGVSLIFARTETDAFFRFVWERAAAVLFLRGRINFHLVDGRRATKNSGAPSVLCAYGLDNAAQLGHCGIDGQFVPLLLPRFWTGTSVTQTWREVLAAFMSEKRGPIPLAEIYRALVRHPKARSNRNVEAKIRQELQRGPFVRAARGLWEVATND is encoded by the coding sequence ATGACGGAAACTGCTCCCCTCTTTGCCGGCATCGGCGGCCACCACAGCGCGCGGGCACGCACCGACGAGTGGCTGACGCCTCCCAGCATCATTGAAGCGCTGGGCGGCGCTGCATCGTTCGATCTTGACCCCTGCTCGCCCATCGTGAGGCCTTGGCCTACGGCGAAACGGCATCTGACGATCGAGGACAACGGGCTTACGAAACCGTGGGGCGGCCGGGTCTGGCTGAACCCTCCGTATTCCACATCCGTTATCGGTCTCTGGCTGGGCCGCCTTGCTCATCACGATGACGGCGTCTCCCTCATCTTCGCCCGCACCGAAACTGATGCGTTCTTCCGTTTCGTGTGGGAGCGAGCAGCCGCGGTGCTTTTCCTCCGCGGTCGGATCAATTTCCACCTGGTAGACGGCAGGCGGGCGACGAAGAACAGCGGTGCGCCGTCGGTGCTATGCGCCTATGGTCTCGACAACGCGGCCCAGCTCGGCCATTGCGGCATTGACGGCCAATTTGTGCCCCTCCTCCTGCCTCGTTTCTGGACTGGTACCAGCGTAACGCAGACATGGCGCGAGGTGCTGGCCGCTTTCATGTCCGAGAAGCGCGGACCTATCCCTCTTGCTGAAATCTACCGGGCGCTCGTCAGGCACCCGAAGGCCCGCAGCAATCGAAACGTTGAGGCGAAGATCCGGCAGGAGCTGCAACGCGGGCCGTTCGTCCGCGCGGCGAGAGGCTTATGGGAGGTCGCGACCAATGACTGA
- a CDS encoding DUF5131 family protein, whose product MAETSAIEWCDATVNFWWGCTKVSPGCDHCYAESWNAFRGTGEWGPGAPRRKIKSAVSLIRMLNRKSSLTFFNEHSRLMRVFMQSMSDTFDNEVDDAWRQELFTEAAHAIGLRIIFLTKRGANVAKMVPTSWLDNWPRHIGLMFSITSQREANRDIPRLIDLKQRLGLPWIGLSLEPLLGRTRLKAEWLDHIDWVIVGGESGKDARPMHPEWLDDIMNACTLRRYPRKPVPFLFKQWGEWVPADVARKLPGVKPMQAYPSVDLPRDDNAFSVTNLGTVQMVRVGKKAAGREIYGTEYLQFPKALAA is encoded by the coding sequence ATGGCTGAAACCTCCGCAATCGAGTGGTGCGACGCCACCGTGAATTTCTGGTGGGGCTGCACGAAGGTCTCGCCCGGGTGCGATCATTGCTATGCCGAGAGCTGGAACGCGTTTCGCGGCACCGGCGAATGGGGCCCGGGGGCGCCGCGGCGGAAGATCAAATCCGCCGTGTCCCTGATCCGGATGCTGAACCGCAAATCCTCGCTGACGTTTTTCAACGAGCATAGCCGCCTGATGCGCGTTTTCATGCAGTCCATGTCGGACACCTTCGATAACGAAGTGGACGATGCCTGGCGGCAGGAGCTGTTCACCGAAGCGGCCCACGCCATTGGCCTGCGCATCATCTTCCTGACCAAGCGCGGCGCGAACGTCGCCAAGATGGTGCCGACCTCGTGGCTCGATAACTGGCCCCGTCACATTGGCCTGATGTTCTCCATCACGTCGCAGCGCGAGGCAAACCGGGACATCCCCCGTCTGATCGATCTTAAGCAGCGTCTCGGCCTGCCATGGATCGGCTTGAGCTTGGAACCCCTCCTTGGGCGCACCCGTCTTAAGGCTGAATGGCTGGATCACATCGATTGGGTAATTGTCGGCGGCGAGAGTGGCAAGGATGCCCGTCCGATGCATCCGGAGTGGCTCGACGACATCATGAACGCCTGCACGCTGCGCCGCTACCCGCGCAAGCCGGTCCCGTTCCTGTTCAAGCAGTGGGGCGAGTGGGTTCCGGCCGACGTTGCGCGCAAGCTGCCGGGCGTCAAGCCGATGCAGGCCTACCCGAGCGTTGACCTGCCCCGCGACGACAACGCATTCTCCGTCACCAATCTCGGCACAGTGCAAATGGTGCGGGTGGGCAAGAAAGCTGCTGGCCGTGAGATTTACGGCACCGAATATCTCCAGTTTCCGAAGGCGTTGGCGGCATGA
- the gyrA gene encoding DNA gyrase subunit A, protein MTDQSPPGGGKLPPGIEPISIMEEMQRSYLDYAMSVIVSRALPDVRDGLKPVHRRILYGMSELGIDWNKKYVKCARVTGDVMGKFHPHGNSAIYDALARMAQDWSLRLPLIDGQGNFGSIDGDPPAAERYTECRLEKAAHSLLDDLDKETVDFRDNYDGTLQEPVVIPAKFPNLLVNGAGGIAVGMATNIPPHNLSEVIDGCIALIENPAIELPELMQIIPGPDFPTGALIMGRSGIRSAYETGRGSVIMRGRATIEPMRGDREQIIITEVPYQVNKASMIEKMAELVKEKRIEGISDLRDESDRQGYRVVVELKRDANADVILNQIYRYTPLQTSFGCNMVALNGGKPEQMTLLDMLRAFVAFREDVVSRRTKYLLRKARDRAHVLVGLAIAVANIDEVIRVIRHAPDPASAREELMTRRWPARDVESLILLIDDPRHRINEDGTYNLSEEQARAILELRLARLTALGRDEIGDELNKIGAEISEYLDILSSRLRIMQIVTDELIAIRDEFGTPRRSEIVEGGPDMDDEDLIAREDMVVTVSHLGYIKRVPLTTYRAQRRGGKGRSGMATRDEDFVNRLFVANTHTPVLFFSSRGIVYKEKVWRLPIGTPQSKGKALINMLPLEPGERITTIMPLPEDETTWETLDVMFSTTRGTVRRNKLGDFVQVNRNGKIAMKLDEEGDEILSVETCTDRDDVLLTTALGQCIRFPVDDVRVFAGRNSVGVRGINMADGDRIISMTIVGHVEAEPWERAAYLKRSAAERRAAGVDEDDIALVGEEVTEEGELSEERYQELKAREEFVLTVSVKGYGKRSSSYDFRTSGRGGKGIRATDTSKTAEIGELVAAFPVDEGDQIMLVSDGGQLIRVPVNGIRIASRATKGVTIFSTAKDEKVVSVERINEPEGDDEAENGNGDEAEDNLPDTPEAPESEA, encoded by the coding sequence TTGACTGACCAGAGCCCCCCCGGCGGCGGAAAACTTCCGCCAGGCATTGAACCGATTTCCATCATGGAGGAAATGCAGCGGTCCTATCTCGATTACGCCATGAGCGTCATCGTGTCCCGCGCGCTTCCCGATGTCCGTGATGGTCTGAAGCCGGTTCACCGCCGTATTCTTTACGGCATGTCCGAACTCGGCATCGACTGGAACAAGAAATACGTCAAATGCGCCCGCGTCACCGGTGACGTGATGGGTAAATTCCATCCGCACGGCAATTCGGCGATCTATGATGCGTTGGCGCGTATGGCGCAGGACTGGTCGCTCCGCCTGCCGCTGATCGACGGTCAGGGCAATTTCGGCTCCATCGATGGCGATCCGCCTGCGGCTGAACGTTATACCGAATGCCGTCTGGAGAAGGCCGCCCATTCGCTGCTCGACGATCTCGACAAGGAAACCGTCGATTTCCGTGACAACTATGATGGCACGTTGCAGGAACCGGTGGTTATTCCAGCGAAATTCCCGAACCTGCTGGTCAACGGGGCAGGCGGCATTGCGGTGGGTATGGCCACCAATATTCCGCCGCACAATCTGTCTGAGGTCATTGACGGCTGTATCGCGCTGATCGAGAACCCGGCGATCGAGCTGCCCGAACTGATGCAGATCATTCCCGGCCCGGATTTCCCGACCGGCGCGCTGATCATGGGCCGCTCCGGCATACGCTCGGCTTACGAGACGGGTCGCGGATCGGTCATCATGCGCGGCCGCGCCACCATCGAGCCGATGCGTGGCGACCGCGAGCAGATCATCATTACCGAAGTTCCCTATCAGGTGAACAAGGCCTCGATGATCGAGAAGATGGCCGAACTGGTCAAGGAAAAGCGCATCGAGGGCATTTCCGACCTGCGTGACGAATCCGACCGCCAGGGTTATCGCGTCGTCGTCGAGCTGAAGCGCGACGCCAATGCCGACGTCATCCTGAACCAGATTTATCGCTATACACCGCTGCAGACCTCATTTGGCTGCAACATGGTGGCGCTGAACGGCGGCAAGCCGGAACAGATGACGCTGCTCGACATGCTGCGCGCCTTCGTCGCGTTCCGCGAGGATGTCGTCAGCCGCCGCACCAAGTACCTGCTGCGCAAGGCGCGTGACCGCGCGCATGTGTTGGTGGGTCTGGCGATTGCCGTTGCCAATATCGACGAAGTCATCCGCGTCATCCGTCACGCTCCCGATCCGGCTTCGGCCCGCGAGGAGTTGATGACGCGGCGCTGGCCGGCGCGGGATGTGGAAAGCCTGATCCTGCTCATCGACGATCCACGCCACCGCATCAATGAAGACGGCACCTATAATCTGTCCGAAGAGCAGGCGCGTGCCATTCTCGAATTGCGCCTTGCCCGTCTGACGGCGCTGGGTCGCGATGAAATCGGCGACGAGCTGAACAAGATCGGCGCGGAAATCAGCGAATATCTCGACATTCTGTCGTCGCGTCTGCGCATCATGCAGATCGTTACGGACGAACTCATCGCCATCCGTGATGAGTTCGGCACGCCGCGCCGGTCCGAGATCGTCGAGGGCGGTCCCGATATGGACGATGAAGACCTCATCGCCCGGGAAGACATGGTCGTTACCGTTTCGCATCTCGGCTATATCAAGCGCGTGCCGCTCACCACCTACCGGGCGCAGCGTCGTGGCGGCAAGGGTCGTTCCGGCATGGCGACGCGCGACGAGGATTTCGTCAATCGTCTCTTTGTTGCCAACACCCATACGCCGGTGCTGTTCTTCTCCTCGCGCGGCATCGTCTACAAGGAAAAGGTCTGGCGCCTGCCCATCGGCACGCCGCAGTCCAAGGGCAAGGCCCTTATCAACATGCTGCCGCTGGAACCCGGTGAACGTATCACCACCATCATGCCATTGCCCGAGGATGAAACCACTTGGGAAACGCTTGACGTGATGTTCTCGACGACGCGCGGCACGGTTCGCCGTAACAAGCTCGGCGATTTCGTTCAGGTCAACCGCAACGGCAAGATCGCCATGAAGCTCGACGAAGAGGGTGACGAAATCCTCTCGGTCGAAACCTGTACGGATCGGGACGACGTGCTTCTGACCACTGCTCTCGGCCAGTGCATCCGCTTCCCCGTGGACGATGTGCGCGTCTTTGCCGGCCGCAACTCGGTCGGTGTGCGTGGCATCAATATGGCAGACGGCGACCGCATCATTTCCATGACCATTGTCGGCCATGTGGAAGCTGAACCGTGGGAGCGTGCAGCCTATCTGAAGCGCTCGGCGGCCGAACGGCGCGCCGCAGGCGTCGATGAAGACGACATCGCGCTCGTTGGTGAGGAAGTGACGGAAGAGGGCGAACTCAGCGAAGAGCGCTATCAGGAGCTGAAGGCGCGCGAAGAATTCGTGCTGACGGTGTCCGTGAAGGGCTACGGCAAGCGCTCGTCCTCTTATGACTTCCGCACATCGGGCCGCGGCGGCAAGGGTATCCGCGCCACCGATACCTCGAAGACGGCGGAGATCGGCGAACTCGTCGCGGCTTTCCCCGTGGACGAAGGCGACCAGATCATGCTGGTTTCCGATGGCGGCCAGCTTATCCGTGTGCCTGTCAACGGCATCCGCATCGCCAGCCGCGCCACCAAGGGCGTGACGATCTTCTCCACCGCAAAGGATGAGAAGGTGGTTTCCGTGGAGCGCATCAACGAGCCGGAAGGCGACGACGAGGCGGAAAACGGCAATGGCGACGAGGCGGAAGACAATCTGCCGGATACGCCTGAGGCGCCGGAGAGCGAGGCGTAA
- a CDS encoding D-alanyl-D-alanine carboxypeptidase family protein produces the protein MRLKSSAVLKNVSGVHSRKAGATSFVRFLAMTLAAAFITATSVGTAQAEPKYAGIVIDAKTGKVLYGEDPDGLRYPASLTKMMTLYLTFEALNSGRISLDSKVPVSANAAKEPPSKLGVRAGGAITVEQAILALVTRSANDMATALGEYLGGSEDRFARMMTAKARALGMTRTTYRNANGLPNTAQMTTARDQARLGIALRQHYPQYYGYFSTRTFNFGKQVIGNHNRLVGTVKGVDGIKTGYTRAAGSNLATSAQIDGRSIVAVVLGGRSSAARDATMRKLVATYLPQASRGGNSNLIAQTRSAPVEEPVAVAAAVPSVAVAATNAGLPNAGPVPQARYEEAPVTAFAGSSSNAAVKAMEAATWQKGKDPVVRAPIAPDRSMITNSTKVDNIVTASVAPSALATAAAPQGGWVIQIGASPDENSARGLLQNAQEKGGAALRSAKPFTVAFSKDGSQIYRARFGGFDGQNAAVNACNALKKKGVSCWASLQ, from the coding sequence ATGCGATTGAAGAGTTCAGCAGTGTTGAAAAATGTATCTGGGGTACATTCGCGCAAAGCGGGTGCGACGTCTTTTGTAAGGTTTCTGGCGATGACCCTTGCTGCGGCGTTCATAACCGCAACATCCGTGGGCACCGCGCAGGCGGAACCGAAATATGCGGGCATCGTCATCGACGCCAAGACCGGCAAGGTTCTCTACGGCGAGGATCCGGACGGTTTGCGTTATCCCGCCTCTCTGACAAAGATGATGACGCTTTATCTGACGTTCGAGGCGCTTAATTCCGGACGCATCTCGCTTGATTCCAAGGTGCCCGTCTCGGCCAATGCCGCCAAGGAGCCGCCATCCAAACTCGGCGTGCGCGCCGGCGGCGCCATCACGGTCGAGCAGGCCATTCTCGCTCTTGTCACTCGCTCTGCCAACGACATGGCGACAGCGCTCGGTGAATATCTCGGCGGCTCGGAAGACCGTTTCGCCAGAATGATGACCGCCAAGGCCCGTGCGCTCGGCATGACCCGCACGACCTACCGCAACGCCAACGGCCTGCCCAACACGGCGCAGATGACGACGGCGCGCGATCAGGCCCGTCTCGGCATCGCCCTTCGCCAGCATTATCCGCAATATTACGGTTACTTCTCCACCCGCACCTTCAATTTTGGCAAGCAGGTTATCGGCAACCATAATCGTCTTGTCGGAACCGTTAAGGGCGTGGATGGCATCAAGACCGGTTACACCCGCGCAGCCGGCAGCAATCTTGCCACTTCGGCGCAGATCGATGGCCGTTCCATCGTTGCCGTTGTTCTCGGCGGTCGCTCCAGCGCCGCCCGTGACGCGACCATGCGCAAGCTTGTCGCGACCTATCTGCCGCAGGCATCGCGTGGCGGCAACAGCAACCTGATCGCCCAGACACGGTCCGCGCCCGTCGAAGAGCCCGTCGCCGTGGCGGCAGCTGTTCCTTCCGTTGCGGTCGCGGCTACCAATGCCGGCCTGCCCAATGCCGGCCCCGTGCCGCAAGCCCGTTATGAAGAAGCACCGGTCACCGCCTTTGCAGGCTCCTCTTCCAATGCTGCCGTCAAGGCCATGGAAGCCGCTACCTGGCAGAAGGGCAAGGATCCGGTTGTTCGCGCGCCGATCGCTCCTGATCGCAGCATGATCACCAACTCGACCAAGGTGGATAATATCGTCACCGCTTCCGTCGCCCCTTCGGCTCTGGCTACGGCTGCCGCACCTCAGGGTGGCTGGGTGATCCAGATCGGCGCATCGCCGGATGAAAACTCCGCCCGCGGCCTGTTGCAGAACGCGCAGGAAAAAGGTGGTGCGGCCCTGCGTTCCGCAAAACCCTTCACGGTCGCCTTCAGCAAGGACGGCTCCCAGATCTACCGTGCCCGTTTCGGCGGCTTTGATGGCCAGAACGCCGCGGTAAATGCATGCAATGCATTGAAAAAGAAAGGCGTCAGCTGCTGGGCGTCACTCCAGTAA
- a CDS encoding DUF7694 domain-containing protein — protein sequence MSYSTFDDLPRRNRRLILRDEGIARRAGKWSKWETLKLPRGTVHPHGWTADITTAHRNNVFSVLDRTLPDGTRHLAITSLSGVRPTWPEMQRIKDEIAGPDATAVEVYPPRAEIVDDADMYHLWVLPAPLPFSLFPRTSND from the coding sequence ATGAGCTATTCCACCTTCGATGACCTGCCTCGCCGGAATCGCCGCCTGATCCTGCGCGACGAGGGCATAGCCCGCCGCGCCGGAAAATGGAGCAAGTGGGAAACTCTCAAGCTCCCTCGAGGCACTGTCCATCCGCACGGATGGACTGCCGATATCACCACGGCGCACCGCAACAACGTGTTCAGCGTGCTGGATCGGACCCTGCCCGATGGCACGCGCCACCTGGCTATCACGTCGCTCTCTGGCGTGCGGCCGACATGGCCGGAGATGCAGCGCATCAAGGACGAGATAGCCGGTCCCGACGCCACCGCGGTCGAGGTCTACCCGCCTCGAGCTGAAATCGTCGATGACGCGGACATGTATCACCTGTGGGTGCTGCCAGCGCCCCTTCCTTTCTCTCTGTTCCCGAGGACGAGCAATGACTGA
- a CDS encoding tyrosine-type recombinase/integrase, translated as MLTDTAIRKAKAQDKPYKLSDTNGLHVYVTKAGSKIFRYRYEFLGKEKTLVIGDYPEMGLLDARRARDEARQFLKSGKDPSAQKKLEKAIQRSDAEATFAVVAKEWFDLASTVWAPAHANEVWRTLKRDVLPHIGGLPITAIDAPIVLGVLRLIEKRGAVETAKRHRQRISAIFVYAISTGRATSDPAAVVQGALVPLHKGRRPALTTVEAVRQLLSDVCKTPGRPHVKLGLRLLAVTAVRPGTLAATPWAEWDDLDEDNPVWRIPASRMKLKLDRKTDDLYDHLVPLPRQAMEIIALLRRLTGRGEFVFPNPRRPTQPMSLNAMGYFLNRADYYEKHVPHGFRASFSSIMNERFPQDRYVLDLMLAHTPKDKVEAAYNRALHIERRKELAQIYADLVLEGVPSLEEFVNGPVRINKKGPNPAPSRKKRISA; from the coding sequence GTGCTAACCGACACGGCGATTCGAAAAGCGAAGGCGCAGGACAAGCCTTATAAGCTCTCTGACACCAATGGCCTGCACGTCTATGTTACGAAGGCAGGTAGCAAAATTTTCCGGTACCGCTACGAATTTCTCGGCAAGGAAAAGACGCTCGTCATAGGTGATTATCCTGAGATGGGTTTGCTCGATGCACGGCGTGCGAGGGACGAGGCGCGCCAGTTCCTCAAATCGGGGAAAGACCCGTCCGCACAGAAAAAGCTTGAAAAGGCGATCCAGCGCTCTGACGCGGAAGCGACGTTTGCGGTTGTCGCGAAGGAGTGGTTCGACCTTGCCAGCACTGTTTGGGCGCCAGCCCATGCCAACGAGGTCTGGCGAACGCTCAAGCGTGACGTGTTGCCCCACATTGGCGGGCTGCCCATCACTGCGATCGACGCGCCGATCGTCCTTGGTGTGCTGCGCCTGATCGAGAAGCGGGGTGCTGTCGAGACGGCGAAGCGACACCGTCAGCGTATATCAGCCATCTTCGTCTACGCCATTTCCACCGGTCGAGCGACGAGCGATCCGGCTGCCGTGGTGCAGGGCGCACTGGTTCCGCTTCACAAGGGTAGGCGTCCAGCTCTGACCACTGTCGAGGCAGTCAGGCAGCTTCTTTCCGATGTGTGTAAAACGCCTGGGCGGCCTCATGTAAAATTGGGTCTGAGACTGCTCGCTGTTACGGCGGTGCGACCTGGTACCCTCGCAGCTACGCCTTGGGCGGAGTGGGACGATTTGGACGAGGACAATCCGGTCTGGCGCATCCCTGCGTCACGAATGAAGCTCAAGCTGGATCGGAAAACAGACGATCTCTACGATCATCTTGTGCCGCTTCCACGGCAGGCGATGGAGATTATTGCTTTGTTGCGGCGTCTGACTGGCAGGGGCGAATTTGTATTTCCGAATCCGCGGCGGCCGACGCAACCGATGTCCTTAAATGCCATGGGCTATTTCCTGAACCGGGCAGATTATTACGAAAAGCATGTGCCCCACGGCTTTCGTGCATCGTTCTCCTCAATCATGAATGAGCGGTTCCCGCAGGACCGATACGTCTTAGACTTGATGCTGGCCCACACCCCGAAAGATAAAGTCGAAGCGGCATACAATCGTGCGCTCCACATAGAGCGGCGAAAAGAACTGGCGCAGATCTATGCTGATCTGGTGCTGGAAGGCGTGCCGTCGCTCGAGGAGTTTGTGAACGGGCCTGTCAGGATCAACAAAAAGGGGCCGAACCCGGCCCCCTCGAGGAAAAAACGGATATCGGCTTAG
- a CDS encoding MarC family protein — protein MASSETLINALTTLLVTLDPPGLAPVFLALTAGMTRSQRSQVALRGSLIAFGILAVFALFGLTILNLLGISLGAFRIAGGLLLFWISFEMIFEKRQERKEKTSEIAITKDHLHNLAVFPLALPLIAGPGAISATVLLAGTMKTTIEMVVLILILAFAMALVYAALIVAERMDRFLGNTGRAILTRLLGVLLAALSVQFVVDGIKSAFGF, from the coding sequence ATGGCCAGCAGCGAAACGCTCATCAACGCGCTCACCACACTTTTGGTCACGCTCGATCCGCCCGGTCTTGCGCCCGTGTTCCTGGCACTGACCGCTGGGATGACGCGTAGCCAGCGCAGTCAGGTTGCCCTGCGCGGCTCGCTGATCGCTTTCGGCATTCTCGCCGTCTTCGCCCTGTTCGGCCTCACCATCCTCAACCTGCTCGGCATTTCGCTTGGCGCCTTCCGCATCGCCGGCGGCCTTCTGCTATTCTGGATTTCCTTCGAGATGATTTTCGAAAAGCGTCAGGAGCGCAAGGAAAAGACATCGGAGATCGCCATCACCAAGGACCATCTGCACAATCTGGCGGTCTTTCCGCTGGCTTTGCCGCTGATTGCCGGGCCGGGCGCCATTTCCGCCACCGTGCTTCTCGCCGGCACGATGAAGACCACCATCGAGATGGTCGTGCTCATCCTGATCCTCGCTTTCGCCATGGCCCTTGTCTACGCGGCTTTGATCGTTGCGGAGCGCATGGACCGCTTTCTCGGCAATACCGGCCGCGCGATCCTCACCCGGCTGCTTGGCGTGCTGCTTGCCGCCCTTTCGGTGCAATTCGTGGTCGATGGCATAAAATCAGCCTTCGGCTTCTGA